A genomic region of Arachis hypogaea cultivar Tifrunner chromosome 5, arahy.Tifrunner.gnm2.J5K5, whole genome shotgun sequence contains the following coding sequences:
- the LOC112801711 gene encoding uncharacterized protein, producing the protein MYRYLFPICHVRGSSLFAPKPSRSVISAFFSGPLQNHIEHVRGFSTGESDPNRPFSMRDRLNENSRGGNETLPEAIRDRVMWNTSGSGAGNERSFNRQPDNLPFFMRNGENSNSRGASYAQNRRGFGRDSGTRPFFMRDRENLNVSNENDGGTETEKSSRPMDFVRGVIDEDGQDHLQAYSNQFEKDADFVHIKMLRNNTFVTVTDSKGNIKLSGSVGSVKEMKSGQKLARYAAEATSEVVGRRARGLGLKAVVMKVNGFTHFRRKRQAIMSWLEGFLDSRADKSRNPVVHIEDTTRKPHNGCRLPKKRRI; encoded by the exons ATGTATCGTTATCTCTTTCCAATTTGCCATGTCCGTGGATCTTCTCTCTTCGCACCCAAACCTTCACGGTCTGTTATCTCTGCCTTCTTCTCAGGACCGTTGCAAAACCACATCG AGCATGTTAGAGGATTTTCAACTGGTGAATCAGATCCTAATCGTCCCTTTTCGATGCGGGATAGATTAAATGAAAACTCGAGAGGTGGGAATGAAACTTTACCGGAGGCCATCCGGGATAGGGTGATGTGGAACACGAGTGGAAGTGGTGCTGGGAATGAGAGGAGTTTCAACCGTCAACCGGATAATCTTCCTTTTTTCATGCGGAATGGAGAGAACTCAAACTCAAGAGGTGCCAGTTATGCTCAGAATAGGAGGGGTTTTGGCCGGGATTCGGGTACTCGTCCTTTTTTTATGCGGGACAGGGAGAATCTAAATGTAAGCaatgagaatgatggtgggactGAGACTGAGAAGAGTTCCAGGCCTATGGATTTCGTGAGAGGGGTTATAGATGAAGATGGCCAGGATCATCTTCAGGCTTACAGTAATCAATTTGAGAAAGACGCCGATTTTGTTCATATAAAGATGCTGCGGAACAACACGTTTGTTACCGTAACAGATTCTAAAGGGAACATAAAGCTTAGCGGCTCCGTTGGTTCCGTGAAAGAGATGAAATCAGGGCAGAAGCTTGCTAGGTATGCTGCTGAGGCAACTTCAGAGGTTGTCGGGCGAAGGGCAAGGGGTTTGGGGTTGAAAGCTGTTGTTATGAAAGTGAACGGATTTACTCATTTCAGGAGAAAAAGGCAAGCAATAATGAGCTGGTTGGAGGGTTTTTTGGATTCTCGAGCAGACAAAAGTAGAAATCCGGTTGTTCACATTGAAGATACCACTAGAAAGCCTCATAATGGTTGTCGACTCCCAAAGAAAAGACGAATTTAG